A stretch of DNA from Pseudonocardia hierapolitana:
AGCGACGACCCGGACTACCGCAATCTGGAAGAAGCCTTCCCGCGTGCGCCGCTCCTAGCCTGGGCCGATGATCAGAAGGCTGTCCCACACCTGCGTCTACGTGCTGGACCAGGATCGGGCGAAGGAGTTCTACACCGAGAAGCTCGGCTTCGAGGTGCGCAGCGACGTGCGGATGGGCAGTGAGTTCGAGGGAGCGGGAGAGGGGTTCCGCTGGCTCACCGTCTGCCCACCCGACCAGCCGGACGTCGAGATCATCCTGGCCGACCCCGGCATGGGTCACGACGCCGAGAGCGCCCAGCAGATCCGCGCGCTCGTGGCGAAGGGGGCGATGGGCCCCGGGGCGATGACCACCGACGACATCCGGAAGACCTTCGACGAGCTGTCGGGCCGCGGGGTCGTGTTCACGCAGGAGCCGGTGACCCGGCCCTACGGCGTGGAGGCGCTGTTCCGCGACGACTCGGGCAACTGGTTCAGCCTCACCCAGCCCAACGCGTAGACCGCGGGTCGGCGCGCCCCTGCGGCGCCTCCTGGGCGCGCCGGTAGCCTGCCTCCTCGAACGGCTGTTCGCGGAGTTGATCGGGTGGGGGAGATCGGGTGCGGGTGCTCGGCGTCGACCCGGGGCTGACCCGGTGCGGGCTCGGGGTCGTCGACGGTGCGGGCGGGCGGCGGGTGCGGTGCGTGGCGGTGGACGTCGTGCGCACCCTGGCCGACGCCCCGCTGCCCGAGCGGCTGCTCGCCGTCGGGGCCGAGGTCGAGCGGTGGATCGAGCGGCACCGGCCCGACGTGGTGGCGGTCGAGCGGGTGTTCAGCCAGCACAACGTCCGCACGGTGATGGGCACGGCCCAGGTCAGCGGCGTCGTCGCGATGCTCGCGGCCAAGGCGGGCCTGCCGGTGGCCTTCCACACGCCCAGCGAGGTGAAGGCCGCGGTCACGGGGGAGGGGCGCGCGGGGAAGCAGCAGGTGACGACGATGGTCACGCGGCTGCTCGCGCTGGAGGAGGCGCCGCGGCCTGCCGACGCGGCCGACGCCCTCGCCCTCGCCATCTGTCACTGCTGGCGCGCGCCGATGCTCGACCGGATGGCGCAGGCGCAGGCGCGGTCGGCGGAGCTCGCCCGCGCCCACAAGGCGCGGCTGGAGGCCGCGCGACGTGCTGGGGAGGCCTCATGATCAGTTCGGTGCGGGGAGAGGTGCTGGAGATCGGCCTCGACCACGCGGTCGTCGAGGTCGGCGGCGTCGGCCTCGCCGTGCAGGCCACGCCGGGCACGCTCGCCCGGCTGCGCCGGGGCGAGCAGGGCAGGCTCGCCACCGCGCTGGTCGTGCGGGAGGACTCGCTCACCCTGTTCGGGTTCGCCGACGAGGAGGAGCGCGAGCTCTTCGGCCTGCTGCAGACCGTGAGCGGGATCGGGCCCCGGATCGCCCTCGCGACCCTTGCCGTGCTGAGCCCGGACGTGCTGCGCCGCGCCCTCGTCGACGGCGACCTCACCACGCTCACCCGGGTTCCCGGCATCGGCCGCAAGGGCGCCGAGCGGCTGGCCCTCGAGCTGCGGGACAAGGTCGTCGCTCCCGCCGCATCGCCCGCGACGCTGCCGGGCGTGGGAGATGCCGCCGCGAACGGGACGAACCCGCGCCGCGACCAGGTGGTGGAGGCGCTCGTCGGCCTCGGCTTCGCGGCGAAGCCCGCGGAGCAGGCGGTGGACGCCGTACTGGCCGGTGACGGCACCGCGGACGCGAGCGCGCTGCTGCGGGCCGCGCTCACGAGGCTCGGCGGCAAGGGTCGATGACCGAGCTCTCGCTCACCCCCGGGCCCGAGCCGGAGGACCTCGAGGCCGACGCCTCGCTGCGCCCGCGCACGCTCGGCGAGTTCATCGGCCAGCCACGCGTGCGCGAACAGCTGGAGCTGGTGCTGGAGGGCGCGCGCCGCCGCGGCCAGCCACCCGACCACATCCTGCTGTCCGGGCCACCCGGGCTGGGCAAGACGAGCCTCGCGCTCATCGTGGCCGCCGAGCTGGGCGCGGCGATCCGGCTGACGTCCGGTCCCGCCCTCGAACGCGCGGGCGACCTCGCCGCGATGCTGTCCAACCTCGAGCCCGGCGACGTGCTGTTCATCGACGAGATCCACCGCACGGCCCGGCCCGCCGAGGAGATGCTCTACCTCGCGATGGAGGACTTCCGGGTCGACGTCGTCGTCGGCAAGGGGCCGGGCGCCACCTCCATCCCCCTCGACATCGCGCCGTTCACGCTCGTGGGCGCCACCACCCGGTCCGGTGCGCTCACCGGGCCGCTGCGCGACCGCTTCGGCTTCACCGCCCACATGGAGTTCTACGAGCCCACCGAGCTGGAGCTCGTGCTGCGCCGCGCGGCCGTCATCCTGGGGGTCGACCTGCGTCCGGACGGCGCGGAGGAGATCGCCATGCGGTCCCGGGGCACGCCGCGGATCGCGAACCGGCTGCTGCGCCGCGTGCGCGACTTCGCGGAGGTGCGCGCCGACGGCGCCGTCACCCGCGCCGTGGCGCGCGACGCGCTCGCCGTCTACGACGTCGACGAGCTCGGCCTGGACCGGCTCGACCGCGCGGTGCTCGGGGCGCTGGTGCGCTCCTTCGGCGGCGGGCCGGTGGGCGTATCGACGCTGGCAGTGGCGGTGGGAGAGGAACCGGGTACCGTCGAGGAGGTCTGCGAGCCCTTCCTCGTGCGGGCCGGCATGCTGGCCCGCACACCGCGCGGCCGGGTGGCCACCGCAGCCGCCTGGTCACATCTGGGCATCGCTGCGCCACCCGACGTCACTCCGGGTGGACCTCCCGCGTTGTTCTGAACCGGGGGCTGGCAGACTCTGGTAGCTCCACGACGTGCGGAGATTCGGAGACCATGGACATCTCATTGCTGTTCCCGCTGCTCATCCTCCTGCTGTTCATCCCGATCTTCCTGCAAGGCAGGCGTGCTCGCCGCCAGCAGCAGGAGATGCAGCAGCTGCAGGCCGCGCTCGAGCCCGGTGACGTCGTGATGACCACCTCCGGCCTGCGCGGCACGGTCGTGGACGCCTCCTACGAGGACACGATCGACATCGAGATCGCCGACGGCGTCGTCACCACCTGGGTGCGCGGCGCGGTCCGGGAGAAGGTCAACCCGGCCGCCGACGAGGACGCATCGGCCGAGGAGACGCCGGCGGCCACCGCGGCCACCGAGGACGAGTCGGTGGCACCGTCGCTGGAGAAGTCCCCGCTCGAGAAGCCAGCGGCCGAGAAGGACGAGTCGACGAACGGCACCGCCCGCAGCTGACGGCGCCCGCGCGGCCACCGGTGCGCCGGCCGGTTCGCACCTGAGAAGGAAGAGATCGCGAGCAGTGGCATCCACCCCGGGGCAGATCCGCCCCTGGCGTCACCTGGCGGCGTTCGTCGCCATCGTCGCCGCGCTGTACGCGCTGGTGTTCTTCACCGGCGACGGCAATCCGAGGCCCAAGCTGGGCATCGACCTGCAGGGTGGCACCCGTGTCACCCTGCAGCCGCGCACCGAGACCGGCGCCGAGCCGCCGCGCGAGCAGCTCCTGCAGGCGCAGCAGATCATCGAGCAGCGCGTCAACGGCCTGGGCGTCGGCGGTGCCGAGGTGGTCGTCGACGGCAGCAACCTGACGATCACGGTGCCCGGCCAGGAGGGTGACCAGGCGCGTTCGCTCGGGCAGACGGCCCAGCTGCGGTTCCGGGAGGTCGTCGGCGGCCCGTACGCGGCGCAGCAGCAGCCCCAGCAGCAGCCCCAGCCCGGTGCTCCCCAGCCGGGTGCCCCGCCCGCGGATCCCGCCGCGCCTCCGGTCGACGCGGGGCAGGCGCCGCCCACGGGGCAGCCGCAGGGGATGGGTGACGCCGTCGAGCGCGATGTCGCCCCGGTCGCCTTCAGCCGGCCGCTGCAGGACCCGGTGCCTCCGCCCGCCCCGCCGCCGGCCCCTGGCCCGGCGGCGCCCGCCGACCCGCGGCTCGCCGCGGAGGTCGACTCGGCGCGTCAGATGCGGCAGAGCAGCGACCCGACGGTGCAGGAGACTGCGCTGTTGACGCTGGACTGCAACGCGCGTGACCCGCTGCGCGGTTACGACGACCCGACCAAGCCGCTGGTCGCCTGCAACCAGGACGGCACCGAGAAGTACATCCTCGGACCGTCGTTCCTCGAGGGCACCGAGATCGCGAGTGCGCAGGCGCAGGCGAACACCACGGGTGTCGGCTGGGTGGTCAGCCTGACGTTCGAGTCGCTGGGCGCGCAGACCTGGGGCGAGTACACGACCAACAACGTCGGCAAGCTGGTGGCGTTCACCCTCGACGGCGAGGTCGTGTCGGCGCCGAGGATCAACCAGCCGATCTTCGGGCCCACCCAGATCGAGGGGCAGTTCAACCAGGCGGACGCCGAACAGCTTGCCGGCGTCCTGCGCTACGGCTCGCTGCCGCTGTCGTTCGAGTCGTCCGAGGCACAGACGGTGTCGGCGACGCTCGGGCTCGCCTCGCTGGAGGCGGGCATGATCGCCGGTGCCATCGGGCTCGCGCTCGTCTTCCTCTACGGCCTCTTCTACTACCGCGTGCTGGGGATCCTCCTGATCCTGTCGCTCGCGCTGTCCGCGGCGATCGTCTATCCGGTGCTGGTCCTGCTCGGGCGCTGGATCGGGTTGACCCTCGACCTCGCGGGCGTCGCCGGGTTCATCCTCGCCATCGGCATCACGGCCGACTCGTTCATCATCTTCTTCGAACGGTTGAAGGACGAGATGCGGGACGGGCGGACGTTCCGTTCGGCCGTGCCGCGGGGCTGGGTGCGGGCGCGGCGCACGATCCTGTCGGCCGACGCGGTGAGTTTCCTGTGTTCGGCGGTGCTGTACCTGCTCGCGATCGGGCAGGTGAAGGGCTTCGCGTTCACGCTGGGCCTGTCCACGGTGCTGGACCTGATCGTGGTGTTCCTGGTGACGCATCCGCTGGTGGCGTTGGCGGCGAAGTCGCGCGTGTTCTCCAACCCGGGGTTGTCCGGGCTGGGGGAGGCGGCGCGTACGGGTGCCGAGCGCCGGCGTGTTCTGGCGGCCGCTTCCGGCCGATCGAAGGGAGCCTGACGTGGCCGGGGTGTTGAACAGGCTCTACACGGGCACCGGTGCGTTCGACATCGTCGGACGCAGGCGGGTCTGGTACGCCGCGTTCTCGGTGCTGGTGCTGATCTGCATCGGTTCGATCGTGTTCCGCGGGTTCAACCTGGGGATCGATTTCACCGGTGGCACGCAGATCCAGTTCCCGGCCACCACCGCGGCCGCTCCGGCCGACGTCGAGGCCGTGCGCGGGGTCTACGAGCGGGTGATCGGGCACGAGCCGGAGGCCGTGCAGTCGGCGGGCTCGGGCGGCTCGGCGTCGATCCTGATCCGTTCGGAGGCGTTGGACGCGAGCCAGCTGGTCCCGCTGAAGCAGGCGTTGTTCGACACGTTCCAGCCGATCGGGGCGTCCGGCGCGCCGGAGCTCGCGGTGATCAGTGACAGCGCGGTGAGCGGCAGCTGGGGTGGGCAGATCACCCGCCAGGCGCTGATCGCGCTCGGCGTCTTCCTGGTGCTCGTCACGATCTTCCTGGCCTTCTACTTCGAGCGGTCGATGGCGCTGGCGGCGCTGGTCGCGCTGCTGCACGACGTGGTGGTCACCGCGGGGATCTACTCGCTGATCGGGTTCGAGGTCAGCCCGTCCACGGTGATCGGGCTGCTGACGATCCTGGGGTTCTCGCTCTACGACACGGTCGTCGTGTTCGACAAGGTCAAGGAGAACACCCGGGGGCTGCTCGGGCTCACCCGCCGCACCTACGCCGAGGCGGCGAACCTCGCGCTGAACCAGACGCTCATCCGGTCGATCAACACCTCGTTGTTCGCGGTGTTGCCGGTCATCGCGCTCATGGTGATCGGTGTCGGTCTGCTCGGTGTCGGCACGCTGGCGGACCTGGCGCTGGTGCAGATGGTCGGCATCATCGCCGGCGCGTTGTCGTCGCTGTTCCTGGCCACGCCGATCCTCGTCGACCTCAAGATGCGCGACCCGCGTTTCCAGCAGCAGGCCGCCCGGGTGGCGGCGCGGCGGGCGAAGGCGGCGGGCGTCACGGTGGACGGTGCGGCAGCCGACACCGACCCGGACATCGCCGACGACGCCGTGCTCGCCGGGGAGCTGCGCAAGGAACGGGCGATGGCGGCGGCCGCGGGCGTGCCGGCCCGGCAGGCCCGCGGCGGGCAGCACCGGGGCGCCCGGCCGGCCGGCAAGGTCGCACGCCCCACCGGCAAGCGGCAACGGTGACCGGCCCTGTGACGGACCCCGGTCCGGTCCCCGTCGCCGGCGGCGAGCCCGAGCTCGAGCGCGTGGCCGGGCTGGTCCGCGACGTGCCGGACTACCCGTCGCCCGGAATCCTGTTCCGCGACATCACGCCGGTGCTGGCCGACGCGGAGGCGTTCACGGCCGTCACCACCGAGCTGGCGGCGCTGGTGGGGGAGGCCGACCTCGTGGCCGGGGTGGAGGCCCGCGGGTTCCTCCTGGGTGCAGCGGTGGCGGTGGTGGCGGGAACGGGCGTCGTCACGGTCCGCAAGGCAGGCAAGCTCCCCCGCGTGGCGGCCTCGCGCACCTACGAGCTGGAGTACGGCACCGCCACCCTCGAGCTGCCCGCCGACACGGTGGCGCGGGGCGCGCGCGTCTTCCTCGTCGACGATGTGCTCGCCACCGGCGGCACCGCGGCGGCCGCGGCCGAGCTGCTGCGCGAGGTGGGAGCCACCGTGGTCGGGTTCGGTGC
This window harbors:
- the ruvA gene encoding Holliday junction branch migration protein RuvA, which encodes MISSVRGEVLEIGLDHAVVEVGGVGLAVQATPGTLARLRRGEQGRLATALVVREDSLTLFGFADEEERELFGLLQTVSGIGPRIALATLAVLSPDVLRRALVDGDLTTLTRVPGIGRKGAERLALELRDKVVAPAASPATLPGVGDAAANGTNPRRDQVVEALVGLGFAAKPAEQAVDAVLAGDGTADASALLRAALTRLGGKGR
- the ruvC gene encoding crossover junction endodeoxyribonuclease RuvC, whose protein sequence is MRVLGVDPGLTRCGLGVVDGAGGRRVRCVAVDVVRTLADAPLPERLLAVGAEVERWIERHRPDVVAVERVFSQHNVRTVMGTAQVSGVVAMLAAKAGLPVAFHTPSEVKAAVTGEGRAGKQQVTTMVTRLLALEEAPRPADAADALALAICHCWRAPMLDRMAQAQARSAELARAHKARLEAARRAGEAS
- the secD gene encoding protein translocase subunit SecD, producing MASTPGQIRPWRHLAAFVAIVAALYALVFFTGDGNPRPKLGIDLQGGTRVTLQPRTETGAEPPREQLLQAQQIIEQRVNGLGVGGAEVVVDGSNLTITVPGQEGDQARSLGQTAQLRFREVVGGPYAAQQQPQQQPQPGAPQPGAPPADPAAPPVDAGQAPPTGQPQGMGDAVERDVAPVAFSRPLQDPVPPPAPPPAPGPAAPADPRLAAEVDSARQMRQSSDPTVQETALLTLDCNARDPLRGYDDPTKPLVACNQDGTEKYILGPSFLEGTEIASAQAQANTTGVGWVVSLTFESLGAQTWGEYTTNNVGKLVAFTLDGEVVSAPRINQPIFGPTQIEGQFNQADAEQLAGVLRYGSLPLSFESSEAQTVSATLGLASLEAGMIAGAIGLALVFLYGLFYYRVLGILLILSLALSAAIVYPVLVLLGRWIGLTLDLAGVAGFILAIGITADSFIIFFERLKDEMRDGRTFRSAVPRGWVRARRTILSADAVSFLCSAVLYLLAIGQVKGFAFTLGLSTVLDLIVVFLVTHPLVALAAKSRVFSNPGLSGLGEAARTGAERRRVLAAASGRSKGA
- the ruvB gene encoding Holliday junction branch migration DNA helicase RuvB, whose translation is MTELSLTPGPEPEDLEADASLRPRTLGEFIGQPRVREQLELVLEGARRRGQPPDHILLSGPPGLGKTSLALIVAAELGAAIRLTSGPALERAGDLAAMLSNLEPGDVLFIDEIHRTARPAEEMLYLAMEDFRVDVVVGKGPGATSIPLDIAPFTLVGATTRSGALTGPLRDRFGFTAHMEFYEPTELELVLRRAAVILGVDLRPDGAEEIAMRSRGTPRIANRLLRRVRDFAEVRADGAVTRAVARDALAVYDVDELGLDRLDRAVLGALVRSFGGGPVGVSTLAVAVGEEPGTVEEVCEPFLVRAGMLARTPRGRVATAAAWSHLGIAAPPDVTPGGPPALF
- the secF gene encoding protein translocase subunit SecF, producing the protein MAGVLNRLYTGTGAFDIVGRRRVWYAAFSVLVLICIGSIVFRGFNLGIDFTGGTQIQFPATTAAAPADVEAVRGVYERVIGHEPEAVQSAGSGGSASILIRSEALDASQLVPLKQALFDTFQPIGASGAPELAVISDSAVSGSWGGQITRQALIALGVFLVLVTIFLAFYFERSMALAALVALLHDVVVTAGIYSLIGFEVSPSTVIGLLTILGFSLYDTVVVFDKVKENTRGLLGLTRRTYAEAANLALNQTLIRSINTSLFAVLPVIALMVIGVGLLGVGTLADLALVQMVGIIAGALSSLFLATPILVDLKMRDPRFQQQAARVAARRAKAAGVTVDGAAADTDPDIADDAVLAGELRKERAMAAAAGVPARQARGGQHRGARPAGKVARPTGKRQR
- a CDS encoding VOC family protein; amino-acid sequence: MIRRLSHTCVYVLDQDRAKEFYTEKLGFEVRSDVRMGSEFEGAGEGFRWLTVCPPDQPDVEIILADPGMGHDAESAQQIRALVAKGAMGPGAMTTDDIRKTFDELSGRGVVFTQEPVTRPYGVEALFRDDSGNWFSLTQPNA
- the yajC gene encoding preprotein translocase subunit YajC, which codes for MDISLLFPLLILLLFIPIFLQGRRARRQQQEMQQLQAALEPGDVVMTTSGLRGTVVDASYEDTIDIEIADGVVTTWVRGAVREKVNPAADEDASAEETPAATAATEDESVAPSLEKSPLEKPAAEKDESTNGTARS
- a CDS encoding adenine phosphoribosyltransferase produces the protein MTDPGPVPVAGGEPELERVAGLVRDVPDYPSPGILFRDITPVLADAEAFTAVTTELAALVGEADLVAGVEARGFLLGAAVAVVAGTGVVTVRKAGKLPRVAASRTYELEYGTATLELPADTVARGARVFLVDDVLATGGTAAAAAELLREVGATVVGFGALLELTALNGRARLGDVPVHALLTA